The DNA region GAAGGCTTCGGCCTACGGCTGCGTTCCCATTTGTTTTGGCCCAGAAGCCTAGAACGCATGTTGAGCAATTGGGCTGGGCTGATCCCGAAAGGGAAACTTTAGGTTTATGCCAAGGATCAATTGTCGTTTCTGATTTTGCCACTGATTTTTGAATTGTTAGGTTTGTGCCACTTATTTGTAAAAATTCTTCAATTCATACCACTAATTCCTACGGTTGGACCGATAAACCTCTTCAGCTTATGTTATTGGTTGATCCGACTAGTGGCATGGATCTAACAAATTTTGGAACCAATGGTATAAACCAAATAATTGCAAAAACAATGATATAAACCTAAATTCCTCTTCTGAAAACCTATGATCGTGCTTTTCCTGCGTCCTCTTAGCAGGACGGTACTGGCAGGAGCATTGCTAATCCCCCGCCCGCCACCAGACAGCTTCCCTcctttcttttcaatttttttccttctcatttttttcaaaaaaacttTTCACGAGAAAAGTTAACtcaaaaagtttttaaaaaaattgtatgagAAAGTTTGGTTAAAAAAGTCTGAGAAAAAATTAATAAGAATGTTTAtctcaaaaattttaaaaaatgaaaaaaattacttAGACCCCACGCAACAGTCGTGCGTTCCCAGTTGGCAGCGCGCGCAGAAGAGAATTTTCGTACTGGCGGCCCGCATTGAAACCCGTTTGCACTGACGTCCGCATGATGCAAGCGCGTACCACACCAGACACCCATCCGCTCGACGGGAAGCTGGAGAACCTTCATGTCACTGCTTCCAGTCGGCGGATGCATCTGGAGATGCGCTTTGCCGCGTGTACGTCCAAGTATCCtagaaaagaaccaaatatattTACTTATCTCTAATCTTGCTAGGCAAGACTAGACAAGTTGGACAAAGGATCCTTGAAGTAGCAGCTGCACACCAGCCGCTTGGTTCTTTTCTTAAGAAAACACCATGATCAACGACGATGCCGTACAGTGCCAGAATACTTGGACGtagaaaaaagcaaaaataaatgtTGAATTAGTGATAACACATTCATATGGATAGCAAAATCCTTAGTTGAGATTATGCTGCCCACACACTCGTGCAACCTAAACTGTTTGCACAGGGATGGTCGGTGAAGAAATCCCTATGAGTACAATCTTACACGTTCCCTAAAAAAATCTTACATGTCCTTGTTACGTCATATCTTACTTTCCGCTATAATTCACGTTGTCAGCCAGCCGTTAGAACACCCCTCTCTGACTCTTCCGATTAACAAAGTATAAACACAAATCCACTCAAATAGATGTAGCTCTCTTCTTTATTCTTCCGTTATTCTTTTCCTGTTATACAAATAATATAAgaggcatttgcaaatacctactgatttttttttcttaacgaAGAATAAGCTTACTTGGACACTCAGGTGGGCACCACGCCCCACCCCTGTGCGCCGTACGGCCGGTTGTCTTTCTGGCCGAGCCAGCCTCCGCTCGTGTGTGGCTGGTTTCACAACATGTTCCTGGAGTCCGCAGCACACCTGTGGTCGGTGTGCGAACGAAACACTACCGCATGTCCGCGTACAATGTACCTGTGTGAGAAAGGAGACGTCATTGGCCACGACCGAAGACCAAGTTTATGACGGAAAGGGTGACGCAAGGGGCATGTGTGAACAAAAGGGCGACGAGTCAAAAGGAAACGGCCAGGAGATGCCAAAGCCAATAAGGCGGCGACGAGCGCCCACCCAAACACGTATAAATAATCCTACGCCCCGCCCAGTTTAGTAGAACAAGCGAGAAACAGAGGCAGGCAAGCTAGAGACGAGAGGTTGCAAGTTATTGCGGTGTTCCATCGCATCTGCACAACGTCGACGACCGACCAGGCGGACAGGAGGTTATACAAGATGGTGCAGCAAGCGGCGAAAGAGGTGATCCCGCTGCTGACGCCGTACAAGATGGGGCAGTTCGAGCTCTCCCACCGGGTGGTGCTGGCGCCGCTGACGCGGTGCCGCTCCTACGGGAACGTGCCGCAGCCGCACGCAGCGGTGTACTACTCGCAGCGCGCCACCAAGGGCGGCCTCCTCATCGCGGAGGCCACAGGGGTGTCCGCCACCGCGCAGGGCTACCCGGAGGCCCCCGGCATCTGGACGCAGGAGCAGGTCGAGGCATGGAAGCCCATCGTCGACGCCGTCCACCGAAAGGGCGCGGTCTTCTTCTGCCAGATTTGGCACGTCGGCAGGGTCTCCACCAACGGTACGTGGCACGCTTACGAGCGCAAATTTACTGTCAAGAACTCCTATGTGGTTGATCAATTGATTGGTCTCGTTGCTAATTCTTTGTAAATTGTGAACCGAACGGCAGATTTCCAACCTGACGGGCAAGCGCCCATCTCGAGCACGGACCAGCAGATCACGCCGGACGCTGAGTCCGGCATGGTGTACTCCAAGCCGCGCCGACTGGCGACAGAGGAGATCCCGGGGATCATCGACGACTTCCGGCGCGCGGCGCGGAACGCCATCGAGGCCGGGTTCGACGGCGTGGAGATCCACGGCGCGCACGGGTACCTCCTGGAGCAGTTCATGAAGGACAGCACCAACGATCGCACCGATGAGTACGGCGGCAGCCTGGAGAACCGGTGCCGCTTCGCAGTGGAGGTCATCGATGCCGTGGTCCGCGAGGTGGGCGCGCACCGTGTTGGCATTAGGCTGTCTCCGTTCGTCGACTACATGGACTGTGTCGACTCCGATCCGGCGGCACTCGGCAATTACATGGTGCGGCAGCTCAACATGCACGAGGGATTTCTCTACTGTCACATGGTGGAGCCTCGGATGGCCATTGTTGACGGCCGTAGGCAGATCCCCCATAGGCTCCTCCCATTCCGGAAGGCCTTCAACGGCACGTTCATCGCCGCCGGTGGGTACGACAGGGAGGAAGGCAACAAGGTGGTGGCCGAGGGCTACGCCGACCTCGTCGCCTACGGCAGGCTCTTCTTGGCTAACCCGGACCTGCCGAGGAGGTTCGAGTTGGGCGCACCCATCAACAAGTATGACCGCTCCACTTTCTACACACAGGACCCTGTCGTTGGCTACACGGACTACCCATTCCTTGACGACCACAACAACGACTCAGCTGCTCAAGCACAATCACACAGTTTATCGATTCAATCATGATTATTAAATGTGCGTGATTCATGCAACGCACATGGTTAATTTCCCCGTTCCTTATTCATCACTGGTTTGTATGAAGAATTAGTAGCTATTGTGAGTATGCTTGTAGTGAATAAAACATCAATTCTGTCgagtctatattttttttaatttacatCTTACTCTCCGTTGATCTGGTTGATGATAAGAATTTATTCAAATATTCAAATATTAATTGTGAAACTAAGAAATGGTTGAAGAATCAATCATCTATTTATTAATCTGACTTGAGTTCAATTTGGACAAATTAGCTGCAAagtaattttaattaatttgtgAAATTTAAATGAAGAAATGAACTTTGTACAATTGCAATTTAGGTCATCGGTTGCTCATATACCACTCAAACATTTCAATTTTCAACTTATCAATATTGCACTACAACGCACAAAGGTTGACATACGAGAAAATTACCGAGCGCCCGTGTGAAACCCTTCTGTAATGATATGTGcatgatgtatttttttaagataaagaaagttctatttaaaatagaaataagtaACGCAGCTTGAAGAGATAGGATCTCGATCTTTGCACAACAATGTGCAAACAGGCCATATTTATTACAATAATTAGCCCAAAGTTGAACACAATGATGCTAAAACATGATGATACAATTAAAATTTAACATCAAACATCACACAACCGATTACTAAACCTCCACACATACCTGACGATGATCTCCATGGTAGCAGCCTCCAATGTATGGCTCACTAATGTAAGAGTATCTCGATTCTCCTCCCTTTGAAGCAATGACCGGAACCACAGTCAGTGAGTATCCTAAATAAAGCAATGGCCAGAAGCGCAATTAGTGAATACCCTGAAGATCATCTGTATATAAGTAATATTCCTTCGTTTCTTGTAAACAATATCATTATGGCTCAATTATATAACCAACAAATTGCTGCTACTCCGATCCTTCCAGGCGGCCGCTGGTGTCGGGGTTCGTCGGCGTCGTTGTTGTGCTCATCCCCTTCCTGGAGGTGGGCAGCTATGTTCAGGCCCTATTCTTGGTAAGTGCCGGCTTGCTCATCCGGTGGCTGGGTTCAGATGGACGATGGGCCACCGAACCTGATGAGGCGGTCGGAATCAATAGCAAATGTCCGTTCTCCGTCAACAAGCGAATTTTTCATCGCTGCTCGCCATGCTGGTTTCTCTAATGAAGAAATTCTTTAGACTGAAGAGGGAGACGCCACAGCCAATTCCTCTCTGGCTGAGCGCATCGTGACAGCAGTGGCTTGTCAACTCTGCACCACCATCAATTCTGGTTCTCATTTAGTATAGGCAAAGAAGTCTCCTCTCACGTCGCAACGGTGTGGGCAGGGGAGGGAACGTGTGTAGCTCATGCGCCCCTGGCGAGGTCCCCTGCCCAAAACTCGGCCGCCACCAGTGGTTATACTGGTGACTTTCTTTTAAGGGGATTCAACGACTGCAATACATGGAGAGCCTCATGCTCAGATAGTGCCTGAAATCATGGCCCCTTCAATTCTCGCAAATGGGGCAGGAAATTATCGTATGTGCAGCCGAAGTAGAAAGCACATCTTTGGCGCCATTTGGGATCGACATGCTTTAGTCTAGTTGAtatgtagcaaaaaaaaaagaacaaggcTAAGACCCAGAAAGATTCAAAGACAGCTATGCAGCCAAAGAGAAACAAGTTACCATAAGAAGAAAAGTTAAATGAAAGGTATCTTTTGAAATAACAAATGTCTTGGAAACTTGTCTCaccataaacatatatatatttcagaTTTATTGATagaacaacaactagatttTATTGTAATTATCAAAACAGGTCAAAGTGAATTTTCTTCATTGAGCATGTCACACTTATGTGACGAAAGAGATATTCTATGGCATTGTAAAGCTCCTCACGGGAGATCCGGGGGAATCCTCATGGGAATCAATATGGTTGTGTTTGACataatctctattttttttttgcgagggaaAGGGAATATATTAGACGGAAGCAATACAATCGTCACAAATTAACCTAGTTACAAAATTTTCTTCTTACCCCATCCAGATCCCAGAAATGTCATGAATACAGGCATGAATAGCTAGTTTGTGGCTAACAGTATTCTGGCTACGATCTACTTTTTTATCCCCAACACCCTTTGTCCGGTGAACAAGCGTCTCACATCTCTCACCATATGGGCAAGAGCCGAGCGGTCCTCCTCATGTGTTGTAGCAAGGAGAACAATCGAAGCACAATCCGATTCTACCATAATCGGCTTAGACATAATCTCTATTGAggatggagatttttttttgtgaagtTTAATGTGAGGAACAAAGATGATGGATTTTCAATGGGTACTTATGGTCGTGCATGGCACAGCACAACCTCAGTTTAAGGAAATGTTCTTGGCTGAGCTAGTGAATGCGTGTTGTAGGGAATCCTTACCTATGTTGATAGGGGGATTTCAATATTATCATGCGTCTGAAAGAGAAAAACGGGATAATTTTGATGCCAAATAGCCTATCTTGTAAAATGAGATCCTTGATCACTTAGACTTGAGAAATCGAGCTATCCAGTACACATTATACATTGGCCAATATCTTGGAACACCCCACTTATCAGAACTTATACAGAGTTCTAATGTGCCATACCTAGTTTTAAGATCAAACCAGATGTATTAGTTGCAGAACATATGATGCATGGGCCTTGTGGTACCAAAAACATATCTTGTCCATGTATGAAAAAAGGAAGGTGTTTTAAACATTATCTGAAATAATTTCAAGATGAAACAACATTTGATGATAATGGCTTCACTATATAAAAAAGCGTGATAttggtatatatatacgtagaaATGAGCATAACCTTGATAATACATGGGTAGTGCCACTCAACTTATActtaatttaaaaatatcaaGCTCATATAAATATTGAGTATTTCAACAAAGTTAGAATATTAAAATACTTA from Phragmites australis chromosome 8, lpPhrAust1.1, whole genome shotgun sequence includes:
- the LOC133926431 gene encoding 12-oxophytodienoate reductase 1-like, which encodes MVQQAAKEVIPLLTPYKMGQFELSHRVVLAPLTRCRSYGNVPQPHAAVYYSQRATKGGLLIAEATGVSATAQGYPEAPGIWTQEQVEAWKPIVDAVHRKGAVFFCQIWHVGRVSTNDFQPDGQAPISSTDQQITPDAESGMVYSKPRRLATEEIPGIIDDFRRAARNAIEAGFDGVEIHGAHGYLLEQFMKDSTNDRTDEYGGSLENRCRFAVEVIDAVVREVGAHRVGIRLSPFVDYMDCVDSDPAALGNYMVRQLNMHEGFLYCHMVEPRMAIVDGRRQIPHRLLPFRKAFNGTFIAAGGYDREEGNKVVAEGYADLVAYGRLFLANPDLPRRFELGAPINKYDRSTFYTQDPVVGYTDYPFLDDHNNDSAAQAQSHSLSIQS